The genomic DNA GACATCAGGAAACCCAGCATGAACAGGCTGGACGCGACCGCAAATCCGGTCCGCACCGCAGCCCGCACACCGAATTTCCGCACCTGACGCAGCATCAATGGCGTGGTGAACAGCAGCGCGTTGCTCAGGCTTAGCGCGATGGCACCGACCTTGTCGCCAAGGCCCGCCTCGATGCAGAAGATCGGCAGGTAGACGATATAGACCCACCAGCCGCAGGACCGCATGACGGCAAAGAACCAGCCCGCGATCAGCCGGGGCTGTGCCGCGAACCGGCCAAGGTAGGCCAGCGGGTTGGGGGCGGGCGCCCGCGCCCGCGTGATCTGTCGCCCGTTGCCCAGACGCAGGCGCCAGAACACCGCCACCAGCACCAAGTTAAAGCAGCCCGCCAGAATGAACGGCGCAGGTTCCCACCAGTTCAACAGGGTCACGCCCAGAATGGGACCGACGCTCCATGGAATGGCGCTGTAGACCATACGCATGGTTTCGTTCCGGCTCAGGTCCAGCCGACTGATGTAGTCGAGGACGTAGGCATTCAGGCACACGGTGAACGTCACCGTACCCATCGCGTTGAACAGCAGGACCAGCGCCTTCAGCATCGGGCCGCCGGTCAGGGCCAGCGTGATCCCCGTCGCGTAGAACGCACAGGCCAGCGTCACCATCCAGCGGCGCGGCACCCAGCGCGCCACGAAGGGCACCATCAGCCCGACGCACATCGACCCGATGCCGACGCACAGATAGATGCGGCTGACGATCGCCGCATCACCGAAGGCGCGGTAGATCACCAGTGGCATGACCGACAGCAGGGATGCGCGGATACAGGCCTCCAGCGCCGCCAGAAGGGCAAAGTCCGCGATTTTCGGCGTGGGGGCGTGGGTCAGATAAAGGGGGGCGCGGGGCGCGATCATGACGCAAAGTCCTTGTCAGGCCTCAGCGAGTGACACGATGCACCACCTGCATCTATGCCGAATGCGACACGCGGTGTCGATTACGCATCCCTGACGCCCTTCAGCAGGCGATCATCGCAGGTATCGCCATGCAGGACACTGACATCGCCCGTCGGTTCGAACACGACGGCCCGCACCTTGGAGAAGTCCAGCGCGTTCGCCTCGCGCAGCTTGCCGATCAGGTCGCCTTCGGTCATGCCCGCGCCGCGCAGGTTGTCATGCAGGATCACCCCGTCGCGCATGATCAGCAAGGGGTCGTTGTCTGTTGCGTCGACGACGCCCTTGATCCGCGACCGGGCATGGGCAATGGCGGTCTGCACGACAAACAGGGTGACCAACGTCAACCCGCCATGCCAGAAGGGCGTCCCCGGCGACATCGCCGTCGCCGCCAAAACGGACCCGATCGCCACCGTCACGGCGAAATCGAACCCCGACATCTTGGAAAACGACCGCAGGCCGAAGATCCGTGTCAGCGTCACGACCAGCGCAACGGCCACGATGGTCCGCACGATGATTTCCAAGATATCCGACATGACGTTCCCCTGCTGATGTGACAGGAACACGTCAGACCCATTGATCGTTCCACCCCTGATGATTTGCCTGATCGGATCCCTGCCGTGTCCCAGACGATTTTACTGACCGGCATCACCGGCTTCATCGCAAAGGCCATTGCGGCCGATCTGTTGAACGCCGGATACGCCGTGCGGGGGTCGCTGCGCAGTCCTGACCGCGCGCAAGAGGTCAGGGACGCCATCGCACCCCGCCTGACAGACCGCGCCAGCCTGACACGGCTGTCCTTCGTCACATTGGACCTGATGGCGGATGACGGTTGGGACGCGGCGATGGAGGGGGTCGCTGCCGTCATCCACACCGCCTCGCCCTTTCCCGCCAAGACACCCGCGCACGAGGCCGACCTGATCCGCCCCGCCGTCGACGGTGTGCTGCGCGCGCTGCGGGCCGCCGAGGCTGCCGGCGTCAGGCGCGTCGTGATGACGTCATCGACCGCCGCCATCATGCAGCGCGATCTGCCAGACGGCACGACGGTAACGGCAGAGATGTGGTCGGACCTGAACCACGTCAGCATGACGGCCTATGCCAGATCCAAGACGCTGGCCGAACGCGCCGCCTGGGATTTTGCCGAACAGCACCCATCGATGCAGCTGACTGCGATCAATCCCAGCCTCGTCATCGGCACGCCCCTCGACCGTCATTACGGCACATCTTTGGGTGTCATCGCACAGATGATCTCGGGCAAGTTGCCCCTGATGCCGAATGTCGGTTTGGCCCTTGTCGATGTGACCGACGTGGCGCAGGCCCACGTCGCGGCCCTCAAAGCGCCCCACAGCATCGGTAAGCGCATCCTGCTGGTGTCGGACTACGTCATGGCGCGCGATCTGGTCGCGATGCTGCGGGACGCGGCACCACAGGCCCGCCTGCCCCGCGTCGCGGTGCCACGGCTGGTGGCCCGCGCCATCGGCCTCGTCTCGCCGCAGGTGCGCAGCCTGGTGCCGCTGATCGACAAGACGCTGCACATCGACAACGCGCCGGCCCGCGATCTGCTTGGTATCGCCTTCACGCCCCCGGCAGGGGCGGTTGCCGCGACGGTGTGCGCGCTGAACGCCTAGCCGGCGCGCCCGATCGCCTCCAGCAGGCGGGCGCGGGCGCCGGGCATCTCTGCCCCACCCAGCGAGCGCAGCAAGCGGCGTTCGATGAAATACCCGGTGGTCCCAAGGGCCAGCACGATCTCGGCAGCACTTGCGTCGCCCTTCCCTGCCAGCACAGGCGGCAGCGGCAACAACCGGTCAGCCCAATCGCCGGCCGCCTGACGGCTGACCGCCCGACCGGACCGGGGAGAGACGAAAGCCAGATCCTCGTTCACTCCACGCACGGCGCAGGCACTCAGGTCCAGACCAAACCCCATGGCCTCAAGCAGCGCCTGTTCCCATTGCAGGTAGGCCAGCGGCCAGACGTCGCCCTGCCCCAGCAAGTCCAGCAGTTGCACGGTCCGGTCGTAAAGCGGCAGATGGGCTTCGCGTTCCGGCAAGACGACGGCCAGCAAGGCGCAGACCGCGTTCAGGCCCGCCAGCGCCAGCCGGTCGCCCATCGCCTGCGCGGACCGGCTGCGCAACGGCTCGACGGTAAAGGCACCCAGATGCTCGTCCAGCCGCGCCTTCCACGTCAGCGCTACCTGCGCGCCCGGCTGCAGCATCGGCGCGATCCTGCGGCTGACACCGCCCCGCACGACGCCCGCATGGCGCCCGTGCCCAGGCGTGAAGACCTCGATGATCGCCGAGGTCTCGCCATGCGGGCGTACCCGCAAGACCGCACCTTCATCCTGCCAGCTGATCATGCCCCGATCCTCCCAGCGCGCGCCGGCCAAAGCCATCCTGTGCAGCGGCTGCGCAAACCGCCCGCCTCTCTCTGTTTTTCAAATATCCCCGCCGGAGGCTTGGGCGCCGCAGGCGGCCAATTCAGGTCAGTCCTGGCTGATCCAGCAGGTGCCGGCCCTGCCGGTCCTCGACCTCGATCACCCACAGGTCGCTGTCAAAACCGCGCTGCCGCGCGATCGAGGCATCGACCTCGCGCTCGGCGCCCTCTGACAGCGTCACCCAGACCCGCTCACCGCTGAGTATGTCGAAGGACCGCGTAAAGGCCGTCGCCCGTCCGTCCAACGTGTTCAGCTTGACCAGCACCGCCCCCGCCGTTCCGTCGCCCCGCGCCACGACGAAGGCCGGGATATCCATCACGCGCAGTCGCGCAAGGTAGGCACTGACCCAGATCTCCGCCGTCAGGCGCGGCTCAGGCATCGCCATCCTTGAAGTCGAGCCCCATCTCGTCGTAGCGCTCCTTGTCCTCCAGCCAGTTGGCGCGGACCTTGACCTGCAGGAACAGATGCACCTTGCGGCCCAGCAGTTCCTCCATCTCGACGCGCGCCGCCTGTCCCACGGCCTTGATCGTCTCGCCCTTGTTGCCAAGGACGATCCCCTTGTGGCCGTCGCGGATCACATAGATCAGCTGGTCGATCTTCGCGGACCCGTCTGGCCGCTCTTCCCAGTTTTCGGTCTCGACCGTCAGCTGGTAGGGCAGTTCCTGATGAAGGCGCAGGGTCAGCTTTTCGCGCGTCATCTCTGCCGCGATGTTGCGCAGCGGCGAGTCAGAGATTTCGTCATCGGGATAAAGCCACGGACCAGCGGGCACCGCACCCGCCAGCCAATGCTTCAGCGTCTCGCAGCCATGACCGCGCTCGGCCGAGATCATGAAGGTTTCTTCAAACGCATAGGCCTCGTTCATCTGCTGCGACAGTTGCAGCAGCGCCTCTGACTTCACCCGGTCGATCTTGTTGATCGCCAAGGCGACCTTAGCCTTGCCGACGCGAGAGGCCAGAACATCAAGGATGCCCTTGACCCCTGCGGTGATGCCGCGGTTCGCCTCGATCAGCAGCACGACGACGTCGGCGTCGCCCGCCCCGCCCCATGCGGCGGCGACCATGGCGCGGTCAAGACGCCGCTTGGGGGCAAACAGGCCCGGCGTATCGACGAAGACCAGCTGGCTTTGTCCGTCCTGCGCCACACCCCTGATCCGCGCACGGGTCGTCTGGACCTTGTGCGTCACGATGCTGACCTTGGCGCCGACCATGCGGTTCAGCAGCGTGGATTTGCCGGCGTTCGGCTCTCCGATCAGGGCGATGAAACCCGCGCGTGTGTTTTCCGTCATGGTCCGACCCTTTCCAGCAGCGCCTGTGCGGCCGCTTGTTCCGCCTGCCGCTTGGCCCCGGCGGTCGCCTCGGCGTGCTCGCCCGTTTCCAACGTCACGCGAATGGTAAAGACGGGCTGGTGATCCGGCCCGGTCCGCGCGACCTCGGTATAGACAGGCGGTGGCGCGCCCCGCGCCTGCGCCCATTCCTGCAGCGCCGTCTTGGCGTCGCGGGCATCGGCGGCCACGGTACCGACCAGCGGTTGCCAGTGTTTCAATATCACGCGCCGGGCCGCATCGAAACCCGCGTCGTTGTAGACCGCGGCAATCACGGCTTCCATGGCATCCGCCAGCAGCGCTTCCTTGCGACGACCGCCGGACTGCATTTCGGACCGGCCCAGTTTCAGCACCTCGCCGATGCCGATCTGGCGGGCGACGTCGGCACAGGTCTCGCGCCGTACCAGCGCGTTGTAGCGGGGGGCGAGCAGCCCTTCGGGTGCACCGGGATCGGCCTGCAACAGTGCCTCTGCGATCACCAGACCAAGGACCCGGTCGCCCAGAAATTCCAGCCGCTGGTTGTCGTCGCGATGCACGCTCGACATGCTGGAATGCGTGACCGCGCGCACGAGGAGGGCGGGGTCGGCGAACTCATGCCCCAGCCGGGCGGCAAAGCCCGCGAGCTGGGCCGAGAGCTTCACTCGATTCCCTTGAAGAAGCGGTCGGACCGCCACGTCCAGAATGCCAGCATCGACCGCCCCGCGGACGAAAAGATCACGCGGTCGGCCCGGCCCACGATATCCTCGCGCGGCACGAAGCCCACGCCGCCCAGCGACTGCGGCACACGGCTGTCGGTGGAATTGTCGCGGTTGTCACCCATGAAGAAGAAGTTGTCAGCGGGCACCGTGTAGACGCCGGTGTTGTCCAGACCGCGGTTGCCGATGTTCAGGATGTCGTGGGTCACGCCTTCGGGCAGTGTTTCGCTGTAGCGTTCCTTGATGCAGGCGGCACCCGGACCAACCGGCGCATTGGCGCAGGCGGGCATCGACTGCTCTGGTCCCTGCGGGGCATAGGTCTCGGTGAAGACACCGTCGTCGGCGACGACGACGGGTGTCCCGTTGAGGTAGAGCAGCCCGTTCTTCATCTGGATCTGGTCGCCCGGCAGGCCGATCAGCCGCTTGATGAAATCGCGGCCCGTGACCGGGTGGCGGAAGACGACGACGTCGCCACGCTCCGGATCCGACCCGAACAGGCGGTCGGTCTTGCCCTTGAACATGCCGCAGAAATCGTCGGCGCCGATATCGACGTTTAGCGCGGGGATCAGGATCGACGGGCAGGAGGCGTAGGAATAGCCGTAGGCCATCTTGTTCACGAAAAGGAAATCGCCGATCAGCAGCGTGTCCTTCATCGAGCCTGACGGGATCCAGAAGGGCTGGAACAGGATCGTGCGGAACGCGCCTGCGATCAGCAGCGCATAGACGACGGTCTTGACCGTCTCGATCACGCTGCCCATCACGCCAGTCTTTTCGGCCATCACACATTTCCCGTTCAACGCATTGCCCGGCTACATGATCCCACCCGTGCCCCCTGTCAAGGCAGAGCGCTTCGGCCTGCGATGCGATGATTTTTCGTAGAAAAATCGGGGGCCCTACAGCGGACGCGCCTCGATCAGCACGAACGCCTGCGCCCAGGGGTGATCGTCGGTCAGCGTCACATGGATGACCGCGGCGTGCCCGGGCGGTGTCATCTCGTCCAGACGGGCCTTGGCCCAGCCGGTCACCTCCATCACGGGCTGGCCGGTATGCAGGTTGCTGACCGCCATGTCCTTCCAGGCAATGCCCATCCGCAGGCCGGTGCCCAGCGCCTTGGAACATGCTTCCTTCGCGGCCCAGCGCTTGGCATAGGTGCCGGGGGTATCCGCCCGCCGCTCGGCCTTGCGCTGTTCGACTTCGGTGAACACACGATTGCGGAACCGGTCGCCGAACCGGTCCAGCGTGCGGGCGATGCGGTCGATGTTGGCCAGATCCGTGCCGATGCCAAGGATCATGCGGACTCCACGTCGGCGACCAGAATATCCTCGCACAGCGCCATCAGCCGCGCGCCCAGCGCCTTGTGGCGCGGATCGTCTGCATAGACCGCCAGCGCCAGACTGTCGTGAAATTGCGCAGTGAAGCCATGCGCAAAGGCCGGCGAGCGGCCTTCGTAGTCCCGGTTCGGCCCGTGGCGGAAGGCGGTAAAGCCCTTGATGTCGCCCACCAGTGCCGCGAGGCCGTCCATGACCGCGGCCAGTGCGATCGCGTCGTGATCGGGTTTGAGGTGCAGCAAGACGATATGGTCGATCATTCCGCCGCCCCCGGTGCATAGATATGGCCGATGCGATCCTCTTCGATGCCGCCCAGAAACCAGAAGGCACCGTCGCAGGCGCGCTGGAAATCAGCGATTCGCATCTGCGGAAAGCGAAAGAAGGCCGCGTCCGCATTGTCCTGCTGCGCCCCGAAGACGACCCGGTCGATCTGGGCCCAGCGCATCGCGCTCAGGCACATCTCGCAAGGCTGGCAGGAGGCGAGCAACGTGCAGCCCGACAGGTCGCGGGTGCCAAGGATGTCGGCGGCCTGCGCCATCGCCACGACCTCTGCATGGCGGGACACGTCATTGGTGTCGCCGACTTCGTTGCGGGCCTGCACGATGATCCGGCCATCCTTCACGATGGCCGCGGTAAAGACGATGTCGCGCCCGTCGGCGTGCAAGTCCAGCGCATGGTCCGCGACCTTGCGCATGGCGTCCCGTTCCGTGTCGGTCATCCGCATGTCAGGCATCCTGTGTTCGTGCGGCATCCATGCAACGGCGCATTTCCGCGATGGCATCCGGCAAGCCGCGAAAGATCGCCTCGCCGATGATGAAATGCCCGATGTTCAGCTCGCGCACCTCGCGCAGGGCGGCAATGGGTCCGACGCTGTCGTAGGTCAGGCCGTGGCCCACGTGGATTTCAAGGCCGAGGGAATGGCCGTAGGCTGCCGCCTCTGTCAGGCGCTTCAGTTCGCGGTCGCGGTCATCCCAGCGGCCTTCGGCCCAGGCATCGGCGTAGGCGCCGGCGTGCAGTTCGATCACGGGGGCGCCGATGCGCGCGCTCGCCTCGACCTGATCGCGGTCGGCGGAGATGAACAGGGACACCCGGCACCCGGCATCGCGCAAAGGCGCGATGTAATCGCCCAGCACGTTCGCCTGACGCGCCACTTCCAGCCCGCCTTCCGTCGTGCGCTCTTCGCGTTTTTCGGGCACGAGGCAGACCGCGTGCGGCTGGGTCGCCAGCGCGATGCGCTGCATCTCGGCGGTCGCGGCCATCTCAAAGTTCAGGGGCACGCGCAGCGCCGCCTTCAGGCCCGCCATGTCGGCGTCGCGGATATGGCGGCGGTCTTCGCGCAGGTGGGCGGTGATGCCGTCGGCGCCGGCATCCTGCGCCATCAGGGCGGCCCGGACGGGGTCGGGATTGTCGCCGCCACGCGCGTTGCGCACGGTGGCGACGTGGTCGATGTTCACACCCAGTCGCAGTTTGTCGGTCATCGCGTCACTCCATTCTTTTGGCGCATAGTTAGCGCGCCGCCGGGCCGTCGCCATCCCGCGGCTTGGGTTGGGCCAATTGGCTCAGTTTCGCCTTCAGGACGTTGCGACGCCGCTTTTGATAGGCCTGCAGGACCGGAACCGACAGATAATACGCCGCCGTTGCGGTCACGACGCCCGGCAGGATCCCACCGATCATGTAGGGATAGAAGATGTCAAAATAGAAGATCGACAGCCCGTGCCAATCCATCGTTTCGGGGGTGAAGATCGCCACGACATTATGCCAAAGATCGGCGCCCGCGTCGGAAAACTTTTGGCCCAGCGACGACATCGGCCCCCGCGGCTTGCGCCCCAGCAGCCAATGACCGGTCCCCAGCGAGACGGCGGCGATCGGCAGATAGGTCAGCGGGTTGCCGAAGAACGTGGCCATCAGGGCAGCGAGGAAGTTGCCACGCATCAGCTTGGCGATGATCGCCGCGACGATGAAGTGCAGGCCATAGAACGGAGTGAATGTCGTGAAGACGCCCGCCCAGATTCCGCGCCCGATCTTTTCGGGCGTGTCCGGCAGGCGGCGGACGCGGTGCTTGACGTAGGAAAAGGCACGACGCCAGCCCCCCTGCGGATACAGGGCGCGGGTCACGACCTTCCACGCCGGCCGCCTGTCCCTGCGCTTGAACACGGGTGTCGTCCTTTCCCCGGGCCTCAGCCCGCGCGTTGCGCCCCGGATTGTCCGGGGTCGCGGTGCCGGCTGATCCCCGACACGTGACTGTCCGCCTCGACCGCCGTCATGACCCGGTGCAGGTGTTCCACGTCGCTCAGGTCGATGTCGATCAGCAGGCGGTAGTAGTCGGGCTTGCGGTCGATGAACTTCAGATCAGAGATATTGGCCTTCTGTTCCCCGATCAACGTGCAAATCCGGCCCAGAACGCCGGCATCGTTGGTGATCGAGATGTCGAACGTCACGGTGTTGATCGCGCGGTGCTGGCCATCCTCCCAGCGCAGATCGACCCAGCGTTCGGGCTGATCTTCGAAATCCGCAAGGGCGGCGCAGTCGATGGCATGCACGACGACACCTTGGCCCCGGTAGGTGATGCCGACGATGCGTTCGCCCGGGACCGGCTGGCAGCAGGCCGCGCGCTGGTGGCTCTGGTCGGCGGCGAGACCGACGACAGCGCGATTGGCGTCGATTTCGTCCCCGGTCCGTGTTGCAAGATCAGGATAGATTGCACGCACGATGTCCCGCGCGGTGATCTCGGCGCTGCCGAGGCTTGCGAGCATGTCGTCGACGCCGTCCAGCGCCAGCGCCTTGGCTGCGGTGCGCAGGGCCTTTTCAGTGAGCCGCTTGCCGACGTTTTCGAAGGCGACCCGCGCCAGTTCGCGTCCCAGCCGCACGAACCGTTCGCGGTCCGCCTCGCGCAGGGACCGCCGGATCGCGGTCTTGGCACGGCCCGTCGTGGCGATGTCCATCCACGTCACCTGCGGCTTCTGGCCTTCGGCGGTGATGACCTCGACGCTTTGCCCGTTCTTCAGGCGCGTCCACAGGGGCACACGGATGCCATCAACCTTGGCGCCGACGCAGGCCATGCCGATCCGGGTGTGGATCGCAAAGGCAAAGTCGATGGGCGTGGCGCCGCGCGGCAGCTTGATGACGTCGCCCTTGGGGGTGAAGCAGAACACCTGATCGGTGAACATTTCCAGCTTCACGGCCTCGAGGAATTCGTCGTGATCCTGATCCTCGTCCAGCCGTTCGGTCAGCTTGGAAATCCATTTCACGGGATCGACGGCAAAGCGGTTTTCCACACGCTCGCCGTTGCGATAGGACCAATGCGCCGCCACACCTGTTTCGGCGACCTCGTGCATCTCGCGCGTGCGAATCTGGACCTCGACCCGCTTGCCGTCGCGGCCAGAGACTGTGGTGTGGATCGACCGGTAACCGTTCGTCTTGGGCTGAGAGATGTAGTCCTTGAACCGTCCCGGCACCGCACGCCAGCGCTGGTGGATCGCACCAAGGACGCGGTAGCAGTCGCCTTCGGTCGCGGTGATGATGCGAAAGCCGTAGATGTCGGACAGGCGGCTGAACCCCATGTCCTTTTCCTGCATCTTGCGCCAGATCGAATAGGGCTTCTTGGCGCGGCCCATGACCTCGGCCTGGATGCCCGCCTTGTCCAGTTCCACACGCATGTCGGCGGTGATGCGCGGCACCACGTCACCCGCCTCGCGCTGCAGCGTGATGAAACGGCGGATGATGCTGTTGCGCCCCTCGGGGTTCAGGACGCGAAACGCGAGATCCTCGAGTTCCTCGCGCATCCACTGCATGCCCATGCGACCGGCCAATGGTGCAAAGATATCCATCGTCTCGCGGGCCTTCTGCGCCTGCTTTTCGGGCTTCATCGACTTGATGGTGCGCATGTTGTGCAGGCGGTCGGCAAGCTTGACCAGCGTGACGCGCAGGTCCTTGCTGGTCGCCATGAAAAGCTTGCGGAAGTTCTCCGCCTCTTTCGTCTCTCGGCTGGTCAGTTGCAGGTTCGTGAGCTTGGTGACGCCGTCCACCAGTTCGGCGATCTCGCGGCCGAAACGGTCGGTGACGATCTTGAAGGATGCCGGCGTATCCTCGATCGTGTCGTGCAACAGGGCGGTGATGACGGTGGCATCGTCCATCTGCATGTCGGCCAGAATCTGGGCGACAGCGATCGGATGCGTGAAATAAGGTTCGCCCGAATGACGGAACTGGCCCTCGTGCATCTC from Loktanella sp. M215 includes the following:
- the acpS gene encoding holo-ACP synthase, whose translation is MILGIGTDLANIDRIARTLDRFGDRFRNRVFTEVEQRKAERRADTPGTYAKRWAAKEACSKALGTGLRMGIAWKDMAVSNLHTGQPVMEVTGWAKARLDEMTPPGHAAVIHVTLTDDHPWAQAFVLIEARPL
- a CDS encoding DUF1491 family protein; protein product: MPEPRLTAEIWVSAYLARLRVMDIPAFVVARGDGTAGAVLVKLNTLDGRATAFTRSFDILSGERVWVTLSEGAEREVDASIARQRGFDSDLWVIEVEDRQGRHLLDQPGLT
- the era gene encoding GTPase Era — protein: MTENTRAGFIALIGEPNAGKSTLLNRMVGAKVSIVTHKVQTTRARIRGVAQDGQSQLVFVDTPGLFAPKRRLDRAMVAAAWGGAGDADVVVLLIEANRGITAGVKGILDVLASRVGKAKVALAINKIDRVKSEALLQLSQQMNEAYAFEETFMISAERGHGCETLKHWLAGAVPAGPWLYPDDEISDSPLRNIAAEMTREKLTLRLHQELPYQLTVETENWEERPDGSAKIDQLIYVIRDGHKGIVLGNKGETIKAVGQAARVEMEELLGRKVHLFLQVKVRANWLEDKERYDEMGLDFKDGDA
- a CDS encoding DUF2062 domain-containing protein; amino-acid sequence: MFKRRDRRPAWKVVTRALYPQGGWRRAFSYVKHRVRRLPDTPEKIGRGIWAGVFTTFTPFYGLHFIVAAIIAKLMRGNFLAALMATFFGNPLTYLPIAAVSLGTGHWLLGRKPRGPMSSLGQKFSDAGADLWHNVVAIFTPETMDWHGLSIFYFDIFYPYMIGGILPGVVTATAAYYLSVPVLQAYQKRRRNVLKAKLSQLAQPKPRDGDGPAAR
- the rnc gene encoding ribonuclease III, which encodes MKLSAQLAGFAARLGHEFADPALLVRAVTHSSMSSVHRDDNQRLEFLGDRVLGLVIAEALLQADPGAPEGLLAPRYNALVRRETCADVARQIGIGEVLKLGRSEMQSGGRRKEALLADAMEAVIAAVYNDAGFDAARRVILKHWQPLVGTVAADARDAKTALQEWAQARGAPPPVYTEVARTGPDHQPVFTIRVTLETGEHAEATAGAKRQAEQAAAQALLERVGP
- the lepB gene encoding signal peptidase I: MAEKTGVMGSVIETVKTVVYALLIAGAFRTILFQPFWIPSGSMKDTLLIGDFLFVNKMAYGYSYASCPSILIPALNVDIGADDFCGMFKGKTDRLFGSDPERGDVVVFRHPVTGRDFIKRLIGLPGDQIQMKNGLLYLNGTPVVVADDGVFTETYAPQGPEQSMPACANAPVGPGAACIKERYSETLPEGVTHDILNIGNRGLDNTGVYTVPADNFFFMGDNRDNSTDSRVPQSLGGVGFVPREDIVGRADRVIFSSAGRSMLAFWTWRSDRFFKGIE
- a CDS encoding DUF421 domain-containing protein, with the protein product MSDILEIIVRTIVAVALVVTLTRIFGLRSFSKMSGFDFAVTVAIGSVLAATAMSPGTPFWHGGLTLVTLFVVQTAIAHARSRIKGVVDATDNDPLLIMRDGVILHDNLRGAGMTEGDLIGKLREANALDFSKVRAVVFEPTGDVSVLHGDTCDDRLLKGVRDA
- a CDS encoding NAD-dependent epimerase/dehydratase family protein, yielding MSQTILLTGITGFIAKAIAADLLNAGYAVRGSLRSPDRAQEVRDAIAPRLTDRASLTRLSFVTLDLMADDGWDAAMEGVAAVIHTASPFPAKTPAHEADLIRPAVDGVLRALRAAEAAGVRRVVMTSSTAAIMQRDLPDGTTVTAEMWSDLNHVSMTAYARSKTLAERAAWDFAEQHPSMQLTAINPSLVIGTPLDRHYGTSLGVIAQMISGKLPLMPNVGLALVDVTDVAQAHVAALKAPHSIGKRILLVSDYVMARDLVAMLRDAAPQARLPRVAVPRLVARAIGLVSPQVRSLVPLIDKTLHIDNAPARDLLGIAFTPPAGAVAATVCALNA
- a CDS encoding MFS transporter, whose amino-acid sequence is MIAPRAPLYLTHAPTPKIADFALLAALEACIRASLLSVMPLVIYRAFGDAAIVSRIYLCVGIGSMCVGLMVPFVARWVPRRWMVTLACAFYATGITLALTGGPMLKALVLLFNAMGTVTFTVCLNAYVLDYISRLDLSRNETMRMVYSAIPWSVGPILGVTLLNWWEPAPFILAGCFNLVLVAVFWRLRLGNGRQITRARAPAPNPLAYLGRFAAQPRLIAGWFFAVMRSCGWWVYIVYLPIFCIEAGLGDKVGAIALSLSNALLFTTPLMLRQVRKFGVRAAVRTGFAVASSLFMLGFLMSGVPAVTVACIMGASVALVLLDVCGGLPFLMAVRPAERTEMVAVYATFRDASGIATPAAASLILLAGPVSVVFAACGIGLAAGFLVAGRLHPRLGLPRAVNAG
- the recO gene encoding DNA repair protein RecO, coding for MISWQDEGAVLRVRPHGETSAIIEVFTPGHGRHAGVVRGGVSRRIAPMLQPGAQVALTWKARLDEHLGAFTVEPLRSRSAQAMGDRLALAGLNAVCALLAVVLPEREAHLPLYDRTVQLLDLLGQGDVWPLAYLQWEQALLEAMGFGLDLSACAVRGVNEDLAFVSPRSGRAVSRQAAGDWADRLLPLPPVLAGKGDASAAEIVLALGTTGYFIERRLLRSLGGAEMPGARARLLEAIGRAG
- a CDS encoding Dabb family protein; this encodes MIDHIVLLHLKPDHDAIALAAVMDGLAALVGDIKGFTAFRHGPNRDYEGRSPAFAHGFTAQFHDSLALAVYADDPRHKALGARLMALCEDILVADVESA
- a CDS encoding RelA/SpoT family protein; this translates as MTTADDLIALVRTYNPRTNEALLRDAFAFGEEMHEGQFRHSGEPYFTHPIAVAQILADMQMDDATVITALLHDTIEDTPASFKIVTDRFGREIAELVDGVTKLTNLQLTSRETKEAENFRKLFMATSKDLRVTLVKLADRLHNMRTIKSMKPEKQAQKARETMDIFAPLAGRMGMQWMREELEDLAFRVLNPEGRNSIIRRFITLQREAGDVVPRITADMRVELDKAGIQAEVMGRAKKPYSIWRKMQEKDMGFSRLSDIYGFRIITATEGDCYRVLGAIHQRWRAVPGRFKDYISQPKTNGYRSIHTTVSGRDGKRVEVQIRTREMHEVAETGVAAHWSYRNGERVENRFAVDPVKWISKLTERLDEDQDHDEFLEAVKLEMFTDQVFCFTPKGDVIKLPRGATPIDFAFAIHTRIGMACVGAKVDGIRVPLWTRLKNGQSVEVITAEGQKPQVTWMDIATTGRAKTAIRRSLREADRERFVRLGRELARVAFENVGKRLTEKALRTAAKALALDGVDDMLASLGSAEITARDIVRAIYPDLATRTGDEIDANRAVVGLAADQSHQRAACCQPVPGERIVGITYRGQGVVVHAIDCAALADFEDQPERWVDLRWEDGQHRAINTVTFDISITNDAGVLGRICTLIGEQKANISDLKFIDRKPDYYRLLIDIDLSDVEHLHRVMTAVEADSHVSGISRHRDPGQSGAQRAG
- a CDS encoding nucleoside deaminase encodes the protein MRMTDTERDAMRKVADHALDLHADGRDIVFTAAIVKDGRIIVQARNEVGDTNDVSRHAEVVAMAQAADILGTRDLSGCTLLASCQPCEMCLSAMRWAQIDRVVFGAQQDNADAAFFRFPQMRIADFQRACDGAFWFLGGIEEDRIGHIYAPGAAE
- a CDS encoding pyridoxine 5'-phosphate synthase — translated: MTDKLRLGVNIDHVATVRNARGGDNPDPVRAALMAQDAGADGITAHLREDRRHIRDADMAGLKAALRVPLNFEMAATAEMQRIALATQPHAVCLVPEKREERTTEGGLEVARQANVLGDYIAPLRDAGCRVSLFISADRDQVEASARIGAPVIELHAGAYADAWAEGRWDDRDRELKRLTEAAAYGHSLGLEIHVGHGLTYDSVGPIAALREVRELNIGHFIIGEAIFRGLPDAIAEMRRCMDAARTQDA